The following coding sequences are from one Arthrobacter sp. 24S4-2 window:
- a CDS encoding MarR family winged helix-turn-helix transcriptional regulator, whose protein sequence is MSGVEEFGSGQEAANDYRVLAFGRLLGAANRLEHLLGRDLEEEFGISHSIFELLLLAGRAGSQGIPVRDIAQARVLTSGGATRLVQRASALGLIERENSASDARIQLIRLSAHGEDLLLRASTRHVENIERHLLNLLSPGEAEVFSAAVKKISKHAARELPIMP, encoded by the coding sequence GTGAGCGGAGTAGAGGAATTCGGGTCCGGCCAAGAGGCTGCCAATGACTATCGTGTCCTCGCCTTCGGTCGTCTCCTCGGTGCGGCGAACCGGCTGGAGCATCTCCTTGGGCGCGACCTGGAAGAGGAGTTCGGCATCAGTCATTCCATTTTCGAACTTCTACTTCTGGCAGGTAGGGCCGGAAGTCAGGGAATCCCGGTGCGGGACATCGCCCAGGCCCGGGTGCTGACCTCCGGCGGAGCCACCCGGTTGGTACAGCGCGCGTCAGCGCTGGGTCTGATCGAACGCGAGAACTCCGCTTCTGATGCCCGGATCCAGCTGATCCGTCTCTCCGCACACGGCGAAGATTTGCTCCTTCGCGCCAGTACCCGCCACGTAGAAAACATCGAACGGCACCTCCTCAACCTGCTCTCACCCGGGGAGGCGGAGGTATTCTCGGCTGCCGTGAAAAAGATCAGCAAGCACGCCGCGCGGGAGCTGCCGATCATGCCGTGA
- a CDS encoding DoxX family protein: MNIALWVITATLALLFLAAGTMKVAQPKAKLAAAGQGWVENFSDGAVKSIGTLEILGALGLVLPALLNVATFLVPTAAAGLVLLMAGAAITHGRRKETPNVIINIVLGVLALGVAAARYGPLGL, translated from the coding sequence ATGAACATCGCCCTCTGGGTCATCACCGCCACCCTCGCGCTCCTTTTCCTTGCAGCCGGAACCATGAAGGTCGCCCAACCCAAAGCCAAACTCGCCGCCGCAGGCCAAGGTTGGGTGGAGAACTTCTCCGACGGCGCAGTGAAGAGCATCGGCACACTCGAAATTCTCGGTGCGCTGGGCCTGGTCCTGCCCGCCCTGCTGAACGTCGCGACGTTCCTGGTGCCCACGGCCGCCGCAGGCCTTGTCCTTCTCATGGCCGGCGCAGCCATCACGCATGGTCGACGGAAGGAAACTCCCAACGTCATCATCAATATTGTTCTGGGCGTTCTTGCCCTGGGCGTAGCCGCGGCCCGCTATGGGCCTCTTGGCCTGTAA